One segment of Streptomyces sp. YIM 121038 DNA contains the following:
- a CDS encoding TetR/AcrR family transcriptional regulator, translated as MARKQKKPPVPPSPERRAELLGIAAEVFAEQGYNATTVRKIADAAGMLAGSLYYHFDSKESMLEEILRTFLTELWDGYDAVLAAPLGPRETLEALVTESFREIDRHRAAVAIYQKESRHLVTQTRFEYLLESQRRFEKTWLTTLERGVADGAFRADLDVRLTYRFVRDTVWVAASWYRPGGGHSPEEIARQYLSMVLDGIAVRA; from the coding sequence GTGGCCCGGAAGCAGAAGAAGCCCCCGGTGCCGCCCTCGCCCGAGCGCCGCGCCGAACTCCTCGGCATCGCCGCGGAGGTCTTCGCCGAGCAGGGGTACAACGCCACGACCGTCCGCAAGATCGCGGACGCCGCGGGCATGCTCGCGGGCAGCCTCTACTACCACTTCGACTCCAAGGAGTCGATGCTCGAAGAGATCCTGCGGACGTTCCTGACGGAGCTGTGGGACGGGTACGACGCGGTCCTGGCCGCGCCGCTCGGCCCCCGCGAGACCCTGGAGGCCCTCGTCACCGAGTCCTTCCGGGAGATCGACCGGCACCGCGCGGCCGTCGCGATCTACCAGAAGGAGTCCCGCCACCTGGTCACCCAGACCCGCTTCGAGTACCTCCTGGAGTCCCAGCGGCGCTTCGAGAAGACCTGGCTCACCACGCTCGAACGGGGTGTCGCCGACGGCGCCTTCCGCGCCGACCTGGACGTCCGCCTCACCTACCGGTTCGTGCGCGACACCGTCTGGGTCGCCGCGTCCTGGTACCGGCCGGGCGGCGGCCACAGCCCCGAGGAGATCGCCCGCCAGTACCTGTCGATGGTCCTGGACGGCATCGCCGTCCGCGCCTAG
- a CDS encoding acetyl-CoA C-acetyltransferase — protein sequence MAEAFIVEAVRTPVGKRGGGLAAAHPADLGAHVLTALMERSGVDPAAVDDVVFGCLDAVGPQAGDIARTSWLAAGLPEEVPGVTVDRQCGSSQQALHFAAQAVLSGTQDLVVAGGTQNMSMVPIAFASRQAAEPLGLTEGPFAGSEGWRARYGNRPVNQFHGAQLIADKWGISRQDMEEFALRSHRRALRALDEGRFGRETVAYGDVVADEGPRRDTTPEKMASLAPVMEGGSITAACSSQVSDGAAALLIAGERAVRDHGLTPRARVHHLSARGEDPIRMLSAPIPATAHALKKTGMTLDAIDLVEINEAFAPVVLAWLRETGADPERVNVNGGAIALGHPLGATGARLMTTLLHELERTGGRFGLQTMCEGGGQANVTVIERL from the coding sequence ATGGCCGAGGCCTTCATCGTCGAGGCGGTCCGCACGCCCGTCGGCAAGCGCGGCGGCGGCCTCGCCGCCGCGCACCCCGCCGACCTCGGTGCCCATGTGCTCACCGCGCTCATGGAGCGCAGCGGCGTCGACCCCGCCGCCGTCGACGACGTCGTCTTCGGCTGTCTCGACGCGGTCGGGCCGCAGGCCGGGGACATCGCCCGCACCAGCTGGCTCGCGGCCGGGCTCCCCGAGGAGGTGCCCGGAGTGACCGTCGACCGGCAGTGCGGATCGTCCCAGCAGGCCCTGCACTTCGCCGCACAGGCGGTCCTCTCCGGCACCCAGGACCTCGTCGTCGCGGGCGGCACGCAGAACATGTCGATGGTCCCCATCGCCTTCGCGTCCCGGCAGGCGGCAGAGCCCCTCGGGCTCACCGAGGGCCCCTTCGCGGGCAGCGAGGGCTGGCGCGCCCGCTACGGGAACCGGCCCGTCAACCAGTTCCACGGCGCCCAGCTCATCGCCGACAAGTGGGGCATATCCCGCCAGGACATGGAGGAGTTCGCGCTCCGCTCCCACCGGCGCGCCCTGCGCGCCCTCGACGAGGGCCGCTTCGGCCGCGAGACCGTGGCCTATGGAGACGTCGTCGCCGACGAGGGCCCGCGCCGCGACACGACCCCGGAGAAGATGGCGTCCCTCGCCCCCGTCATGGAGGGCGGCAGCATCACCGCCGCCTGCTCCTCCCAGGTCTCCGACGGCGCCGCCGCCCTGCTCATCGCCGGTGAACGGGCGGTGCGGGACCACGGGTTGACCCCCCGCGCCCGCGTCCACCACCTCTCCGCGCGGGGCGAGGACCCGATCCGCATGCTCTCCGCCCCCATACCGGCCACCGCGCACGCCCTGAAGAAGACCGGCATGACGCTCGACGCCATCGATCTCGTCGAGATCAACGAGGCGTTCGCGCCCGTCGTGCTCGCCTGGCTGCGGGAGACCGGCGCCGACCCGGAGAGGGTCAACGTCAACGGCGGCGCCATCGCCCTGGGTCACCCCCTCGGCGCCACCGGTGCCCGCCTGATGACGACGCTCCTGCACGAACTGGAGCGCACCGGCGGCCGGTTCGGCCTCCAGACGATGTGCGAAGGAGGTGGCCAGGCCAACGTCACCGTCATCGAACGGCTGTGA
- a CDS encoding AAA family ATPase — MTQGRPGGGTWAPLWERDEEIGAAERAVSGLCSDMTTEGGLLVFSGEAGLGKTALMAEVRRIAHGRATVWAARGGPTLKTVPFNVVRQLLQPALVALTPDEAREYLGDWYEIAGPALGIAEPGGGRPEPQAVCDGLSAVVSRLAHLHWPLVLLVDDAHWADQETLHWLAAFAERLDDLPVLVVVAYRPGEAEGDSVRHLARIGAAARPATQLRKLTPDATAGLTRATLGEHADGPFCREVWAVTDGNPYESVELLAKVQDCELEPVEGSAAELRALNRSARGRGLVARLEELGTDVTRFAWAAAILGSAISVDLAASLAGLRRDAAERCAERLRTARIVTGGEEGLEFVHPLIAHAVYHSIPPATRTAMHGQAAWAVTRSGRGAAAASRHLLEVIPDDDPELVEQLREAATEHLAVGAPDAARRCLERALREPPRPDVHARVLYELGCATLLTSPVTTIGHLREALSTSGLSQELRVDAVCRLSQALVHNDQLGDGLRAITEEAARLPAGTDRLRLQAVHFMWEGIHAGEEDAPGRSRRLAALAGPLAGRDNAERALLILRAFDAMTRGENAEEVVELCDRALVNGRLAPGLGWTDAEWSFELRLMLGGSYAFADRLDRAESLFTEAVKAYETAGWSGGHLALAHAFLGYVYRRRGRLRDAEKSLRESLRLADRVGQGGLPMHWEAASMLIDTLLARGHAEQASAVADRYGFAPPNASTIYVPDAMSVRGRLLLALGRREEGLNELEATAKALTARGQYNTVLAPWAYDLARALADEDPRRAADVVADARVQAERFGTDTAIGEALRCEAALASGPRSVTLYAKAVAYLEASPCAYEHAVARVEYGVASGSVAELERGLALARSCGADGLADRAERFLAAV, encoded by the coding sequence ATGACGCAGGGACGGCCCGGAGGTGGCACCTGGGCCCCGCTGTGGGAGCGCGACGAGGAAATCGGCGCGGCCGAGCGGGCCGTGTCCGGACTGTGCTCGGACATGACGACCGAGGGCGGCCTGCTCGTCTTCAGCGGTGAGGCCGGACTCGGCAAGACCGCGCTCATGGCCGAAGTGCGTCGCATCGCCCACGGCCGGGCCACCGTATGGGCGGCACGCGGCGGCCCCACCCTCAAAACCGTGCCCTTCAACGTCGTACGACAGCTCCTCCAGCCCGCCCTCGTGGCCCTCACCCCCGACGAGGCCCGTGAGTACCTCGGCGACTGGTACGAGATCGCGGGGCCCGCCCTCGGCATAGCCGAGCCCGGTGGCGGCAGGCCCGAGCCGCAGGCCGTGTGCGACGGCCTGAGCGCGGTGGTCTCCCGCCTCGCCCACCTCCACTGGCCGCTGGTGCTGCTCGTCGACGACGCGCACTGGGCGGACCAGGAGACGCTGCACTGGCTCGCCGCGTTCGCCGAGCGCCTGGACGACCTGCCGGTGCTCGTCGTGGTCGCCTACCGCCCCGGCGAGGCCGAGGGCGACAGCGTCCGCCACCTCGCGCGCATCGGCGCCGCCGCCCGCCCGGCGACCCAGCTGCGCAAGCTCACGCCGGACGCCACGGCCGGGCTCACCCGCGCCACGCTCGGCGAGCACGCGGACGGCCCGTTCTGCCGCGAGGTCTGGGCCGTCACCGACGGCAATCCGTACGAGTCCGTGGAGCTCCTCGCCAAGGTGCAGGACTGCGAGCTCGAACCGGTGGAGGGCTCGGCCGCCGAACTGCGCGCCCTGAACCGCTCCGCCCGCGGCCGCGGCCTCGTCGCCCGCCTCGAAGAGCTCGGCACCGACGTCACCCGCTTCGCCTGGGCCGCCGCGATCCTCGGCTCCGCGATCTCCGTCGACCTCGCCGCGTCCCTCGCCGGACTGCGCAGGGACGCGGCCGAGCGGTGCGCCGAGCGGCTGCGCACCGCCCGGATCGTGACCGGCGGCGAAGAGGGCCTGGAGTTCGTGCACCCGCTGATCGCCCACGCCGTCTACCACTCCATCCCGCCCGCCACCCGCACCGCGATGCACGGCCAGGCCGCCTGGGCGGTCACCCGCTCCGGGCGCGGCGCCGCCGCGGCCTCCCGGCACCTGCTCGAAGTCATCCCGGACGACGATCCCGAACTCGTCGAGCAGCTGCGCGAGGCCGCCACCGAGCACCTCGCGGTCGGCGCGCCCGACGCCGCCCGGCGCTGTCTGGAGCGGGCCCTGCGCGAGCCGCCCCGGCCCGACGTACACGCCCGCGTGCTCTACGAACTCGGCTGCGCCACCCTGCTCACCTCGCCCGTCACCACCATCGGGCACCTGCGCGAGGCCCTGTCGACGAGCGGCCTGAGCCAGGAGCTGCGCGTCGACGCCGTGTGCCGCCTCTCGCAGGCCCTCGTGCACAACGACCAGCTCGGCGACGGCCTGCGCGCCATCACCGAGGAGGCCGCCCGGCTGCCCGCGGGCACCGACCGGCTCCGCCTCCAGGCCGTGCACTTCATGTGGGAGGGCATCCACGCGGGCGAGGAGGACGCACCGGGGCGCTCGCGCAGGCTCGCCGCCCTCGCCGGACCCCTCGCCGGGCGCGACAACGCCGAGCGCGCCCTGCTCATCCTGCGCGCCTTCGACGCGATGACACGCGGTGAGAACGCCGAAGAGGTCGTCGAGCTCTGCGACCGCGCCCTCGTCAACGGCCGCCTCGCGCCCGGGCTCGGCTGGACCGACGCCGAGTGGAGCTTCGAACTGCGCCTGATGCTCGGCGGTTCGTACGCCTTCGCCGACCGGCTCGACCGCGCCGAGAGCCTGTTCACCGAGGCCGTCAAGGCGTACGAGACGGCGGGCTGGAGCGGCGGCCACCTCGCGCTCGCGCACGCCTTCCTCGGCTATGTGTACCGCAGGCGCGGGCGGCTCAGGGACGCCGAGAAGTCGCTGCGCGAGAGCCTGCGGCTCGCCGACCGCGTGGGCCAGGGCGGGCTCCCGATGCACTGGGAGGCGGCCAGCATGCTCATCGACACGCTGCTCGCCCGCGGCCACGCCGAACAGGCCAGCGCCGTCGCCGACCGCTACGGCTTCGCGCCGCCCAACGCCTCCACGATCTACGTCCCCGACGCGATGTCCGTCCGCGGCAGGCTCCTGCTCGCCCTCGGCCGCCGGGAGGAGGGCCTCAACGAACTGGAGGCCACCGCCAAGGCGCTGACCGCGCGCGGCCAGTACAACACGGTGCTCGCGCCGTGGGCGTACGACCTGGCGCGGGCGCTCGCCGACGAGGATCCGCGGCGCGCCGCCGACGTGGTCGCCGACGCGCGCGTGCAGGCCGAGCGGTTCGGCACGGACACGGCGATCGGCGAGGCGCTCCGGTGTGAGGCCGCGCTGGCCTCGGGACCGCGCTCCGTGACGCTCTACGCGAAGGCCGTGGCGTATCTGGAGGCCTCGCCCTGCGCGTACGAACACGCGGTCGCGCGCGTGGAGTACGGGGTCGCCTCGGGCAGCGTGGCGGAGCTGGAGCGCGGGCTCGCGCTGGCGCGCAGCTGCGGGGCCGATGGGCTGGCCGACCGGGCCGAGCGGTTCCTCGCGGCGGTCTAG
- a CDS encoding nitronate monooxygenase codes for METPLTRLVGVRYPIVQTGMGWVAGPRLVSAAADAGALGVLASATMSLERLRSAIREVRSRTSAPFGVNLRADAADARDRVRLLIAEGVRVASFALAPSEALIGELKAAGVVVMPSVGARRHAEKVAAWGADAVVVQGGEGGGHTGDVATTVLLPQVVDAVDIPVVAAGGFHDGRGLVAALAFGAAGVAMGTRFLLTAESPVPDAVKARYLAATVKDVTLTSRVDGLPHRMLRTDLVTSLERSGRAATLLRALRHAAAFRRMSGLSWPDLARDGRALQRAKRLTWSQALLAANTPMLLKSAMVDGDPDRGIMAAGQVAGVLDDVPTCEELIGRIMGEAEETLKRLEGP; via the coding sequence CTGGAGACACCGCTGACGCGGCTCGTCGGCGTCCGGTACCCGATCGTGCAGACCGGCATGGGCTGGGTCGCGGGCCCGCGTCTGGTCTCGGCGGCGGCGGACGCGGGCGCGCTCGGCGTCCTGGCCTCCGCCACGATGTCCCTGGAGCGACTGCGCTCGGCGATACGGGAGGTGAGGTCCCGCACGTCCGCCCCGTTCGGGGTGAACCTCCGCGCGGACGCGGCCGACGCGCGCGACCGCGTCCGGCTCCTCATCGCCGAGGGCGTACGGGTCGCGTCCTTCGCCCTGGCCCCGTCCGAGGCCCTCATCGGGGAGCTCAAGGCGGCCGGAGTCGTCGTGATGCCGTCCGTGGGCGCCCGCAGACACGCCGAGAAGGTGGCGGCGTGGGGCGCGGACGCGGTCGTCGTCCAGGGCGGCGAGGGCGGCGGCCACACCGGTGACGTGGCCACGACCGTGCTCCTGCCGCAGGTCGTGGACGCCGTCGACATCCCCGTCGTGGCGGCGGGCGGCTTCCACGACGGCCGGGGCCTGGTCGCCGCCCTGGCCTTCGGCGCGGCGGGCGTGGCCATGGGCACCCGCTTCCTCCTCACCGCGGAGTCCCCCGTCCCGGACGCCGTGAAGGCCCGCTATCTCGCGGCCACGGTCAAGGACGTCACGCTGACCTCGCGCGTGGACGGCCTCCCGCACCGGATGCTCCGCACGGACCTGGTGACGTCCCTGGAGCGCTCCGGCCGCGCCGCGACGCTGCTGCGCGCGCTGCGCCACGCGGCGGCGTTCCGCCGGATGTCGGGCCTGAGCTGGCCCGATCTGGCCCGCGACGGCCGGGCCCTGCAGCGCGCCAAGCGGCTGACCTGGTCCCAGGCCCTGCTCGCCGCGAACACCCCCATGCTCCTCAAGTCGGCCATGGTGGACGGCGACCCGGACCGCGGCATCATGGCCGCGGGCCAGGTGGCAGGCGTCCTGGACGACGTCCCGACCTGCGAGGAGCTGATCGGGAGGATCATGGGGGAGGCCGAGGAGACGCTGAAGCGCCTGGAAGGGCCTTAG
- a CDS encoding CoA-transferase produces the protein MTRTTTAVTRAEYCVIACAEAWRGDGEVLAAPMGTVPTLAARLAKLTFAPDLLLTDGEALLIGDVPALGEPSAVTEGWLPFRRHLTMVMGGRRHVMMGASQIDRFGNQNISCVGDWHRPTRQLLGVRGAPVNTLNNPVSYWIPKHARRVFVEKVDMVSGVGHDSAAAAGPSATRYHDLRRVVSDLGVFDFATPDRSMRLVSVHPGVPAAQVREATSFALPVPDEPPRTREPAPAELRLIRDVLDPARLREREVRP, from the coding sequence ATGACGCGCACCACGACCGCCGTCACCCGCGCCGAGTACTGCGTGATCGCCTGCGCCGAGGCGTGGCGCGGCGACGGCGAGGTCCTGGCCGCCCCCATGGGCACCGTCCCCACCCTCGCGGCCCGGCTCGCGAAGCTGACGTTCGCCCCGGACCTGCTGCTCACGGACGGCGAGGCCCTGCTCATCGGGGACGTGCCCGCGCTCGGGGAGCCCTCGGCGGTGACGGAGGGCTGGCTGCCGTTCCGCCGCCATCTGACGATGGTGATGGGCGGGCGGCGGCACGTGATGATGGGCGCGAGCCAGATCGACCGCTTCGGCAACCAGAACATCTCCTGTGTAGGCGACTGGCACCGCCCCACCCGGCAGCTCCTCGGAGTCCGCGGGGCCCCGGTGAACACGCTGAACAACCCGGTCAGTTACTGGATACCGAAGCACGCGCGGCGCGTGTTCGTCGAGAAGGTCGACATGGTCAGCGGCGTCGGCCACGACAGCGCCGCCGCGGCGGGCCCTTCCGCGACCCGCTACCACGACCTGCGCCGCGTCGTGTCGGACCTGGGCGTCTTCGACTTCGCCACGCCCGACCGCTCGATGCGCCTGGTGTCCGTCCACCCGGGCGTGCCGGCGGCGCAGGTCCGCGAGGCGACGTCCTTCGCACTTCCCGTCCCCGACGAGCCGCCCCGCACCCGCGAGCCCGCACCGGCCGAACTGCGGCTGATCCGCGACGTCCTGGACCCCGCGCGGCTGCGCGAGCGCGAGGTCCGCCCATGA
- a CDS encoding CoA-transferase has translation MSDPADTPRARGGRDKTMAPEDVVGRLESGMTLGIGGWGSRRKPMALVRALLRSDVTDLTVVAYGGPDVGLLLAAGRIRKLVTAFVTLDSIPLEPHFRAARERGGLDLVELDEAMFLQGLTAAAQRLPFLPVRAGLGSDVLRVNPQLRTVTSPYGDGEELVAVPALRLDAALVHLNRADRRGNGQYLGPDPYVDDLFCEAADAAYVSCERLVDFGAPADGAAPATSTASPAPTASPASPGPTAASPAPTSQAAPQTLLVSRHSVTGVTETPGGAHFTSCVPDYGRDEPFQKAYATAAAAPDAWAEFHDRFLSGDEEDYRQAVRTWHKEQR, from the coding sequence ATGAGCGATCCGGCAGACACCCCTCGGGCCCGGGGCGGCCGGGACAAGACCATGGCTCCCGAGGACGTCGTGGGGCGCCTGGAGAGCGGGATGACGCTCGGCATCGGCGGCTGGGGCTCGCGCCGCAAGCCGATGGCCCTGGTCCGGGCCCTGCTGCGCTCGGACGTCACCGACCTGACCGTCGTGGCGTACGGCGGCCCGGACGTCGGCCTGCTCCTCGCCGCCGGGAGGATCCGCAAGCTGGTCACGGCCTTCGTGACGCTCGACTCGATCCCCCTGGAGCCGCACTTCCGGGCGGCCCGCGAGCGGGGCGGCCTCGACCTCGTCGAGCTGGACGAGGCGATGTTCCTGCAAGGTCTCACCGCCGCCGCCCAGCGCCTGCCGTTCCTGCCCGTGCGCGCCGGTCTCGGCTCGGACGTCCTGCGGGTCAACCCCCAGCTGCGCACGGTCACGTCGCCGTACGGGGACGGGGAGGAGCTCGTCGCCGTCCCGGCCCTGCGCCTGGACGCCGCCCTGGTGCACCTGAACCGCGCGGACCGCCGGGGCAACGGCCAGTATCTGGGCCCCGACCCGTACGTCGACGACCTGTTCTGCGAGGCGGCCGACGCGGCGTACGTGTCGTGCGAGCGCCTGGTCGACTTCGGCGCCCCTGCGGACGGCGCCGCTCCGGCCACGTCCACCGCCTCCCCAGCCCCCACCGCTTCCCCTGCCTCCCCCGGGCCGACAGCCGCCTCCCCCGCGCCGACGTCACAGGCGGCACCCCAGACCCTGCTCGTCTCGCGGCACAGCGTGACGGGCGTGACCGAGACCCCGGGGGGCGCGCACTTCACCTCGTGCGTGCCGGACTACGGCCGCGACGAGCCCTTCCAGAAGGCCTACGCCACGGCGGCGGCCGCCCCCGACGCCTGGGCGGAGTTCCACGACCGCTTCCTGTCCGGCGACGAGGAGGACTACCGACAGGCCGTCCGCACCTGGCACAAGGAGCAGCGATGA
- a CDS encoding enoyl-CoA hydratase family protein gives MPVSTSPPEEGVAVVTVDYAPVNALPVHGWFALADAVRAAGRDPGVRCVLLAAEGRGFNAGVDIKELRRDPGHGALLGVNRGCAEAFAAVYDCAVPVVAAVQGFCLGGGIGLVGNADAIVASDDATFGLPELDRGALGAATHLARLVPQHLMRALFYTSRTATAAELHAHGSVWRVVPRADLRAAALALAREIARKDGTLLRLAKAAINGIDPVDVRRSYRFEQGFTFEASLSGVAARVREGFGAPSVPPDSSVPAGEDTA, from the coding sequence ATGCCTGTCTCCACTTCGCCCCCCGAGGAGGGCGTGGCCGTCGTCACCGTCGACTACGCACCGGTCAACGCCCTTCCGGTGCACGGGTGGTTCGCCCTGGCGGACGCGGTGCGCGCCGCGGGCCGCGACCCCGGCGTGCGCTGCGTACTGCTCGCCGCCGAGGGCCGGGGGTTCAACGCGGGCGTGGACATCAAGGAGCTGCGCCGCGACCCCGGCCACGGCGCGCTGCTCGGCGTCAACCGCGGCTGCGCGGAGGCCTTCGCGGCGGTGTACGACTGCGCGGTCCCGGTCGTCGCGGCCGTCCAGGGCTTCTGCCTGGGCGGCGGCATCGGCCTGGTGGGCAACGCGGACGCGATCGTGGCGAGCGACGACGCCACGTTCGGCCTCCCGGAGCTGGACCGCGGCGCGCTCGGCGCCGCCACGCACCTGGCCCGTCTGGTCCCCCAGCACCTGATGCGCGCGCTGTTCTACACGTCGCGCACGGCCACCGCGGCCGAGCTGCACGCGCACGGCTCGGTGTGGCGGGTCGTGCCGCGCGCCGACCTGCGCGCGGCGGCCCTCGCCCTCGCGCGCGAGATCGCCCGCAAGGACGGCACGCTGCTGCGCCTGGCCAAGGCCGCGATCAACGGCATCGACCCGGTGGACGTGCGCCGCAGCTACCGCTTCGAGCAGGGCTTCACCTTCGAGGCGAGCCTGAGCGGCGTGGCCGCCCGCGTCCGCGAAGGCTTCGGCGCGCCCTCCGTGCCGCCCGACAGCTCCGTACCGGCCGGGGAGGACACGGCATGA
- a CDS encoding SDR family oxidoreductase translates to MTDNRQVVVVTGGTRGVGAGIARGFLATGAHVVICARKPPERAVEVPGATAEFRPADLRDAAAAHALIAGVAADHGRLDVLVNNAGGTPFGLLAGTTAARQTKIVQLNLLAPLYASLAAHEVMSRQETGGAVIMIGSVSGTRPSPGSGAYGAAKAGLANLARTMAVEWAPHVRVNTVVLGLVRTESTHLHYGDEEGVAAVARTIPLGRLADPADAADACVFLASAAARYISGAALQVDGGGERPAFLDAATVNH, encoded by the coding sequence ATGACTGACAATCGACAGGTGGTCGTGGTCACCGGCGGCACCCGCGGCGTCGGGGCCGGGATCGCCCGCGGCTTCCTGGCCACCGGCGCGCACGTCGTCATCTGCGCCCGCAAGCCGCCCGAGCGGGCCGTCGAAGTGCCGGGCGCCACCGCGGAGTTCCGCCCGGCGGACCTGCGGGACGCCGCGGCGGCGCACGCCCTGATCGCCGGGGTCGCCGCCGACCACGGACGGCTCGACGTCCTGGTGAACAACGCGGGCGGCACGCCCTTCGGCCTCCTCGCCGGGACCACCGCCGCCCGTCAGACGAAGATCGTCCAGCTCAATCTGCTCGCCCCGCTGTACGCCTCCCTCGCCGCCCACGAGGTGATGAGCCGTCAGGAGACGGGCGGCGCCGTCATCATGATCGGCAGCGTCAGCGGCACCCGCCCCTCGCCGGGCTCGGGAGCCTACGGCGCCGCCAAGGCGGGTTTGGCGAACCTGGCCCGCACCATGGCCGTCGAATGGGCCCCGCACGTGCGCGTGAACACCGTGGTGCTCGGCCTGGTCCGCACCGAGAGCACCCATCTGCACTACGGCGACGAGGAGGGGGTCGCCGCGGTGGCCCGGACGATCCCGCTCGGCCGCCTCGCCGACCCCGCGGACGCCGCCGACGCCTGCGTGTTCCTCGCCTCCGCCGCCGCGCGGTACATCAGCGGCGCGGCCCTCCAGGTGGACGGCGGCGGCGAACGGCCCGCGTTCCTGGACGCCGCGACCGTGAACCACTGA
- a CDS encoding SDR family oxidoreductase has translation MTAAVDSGICAGRVVIVTGAGRGLGRAHARAYAAEGARVVVNDLGAARDGSGVSGGPAQDVVEEIRAAGGDAVAHCGDVATPEGAASLVQAALETYGRLDTLVNNAGFLRDRMLVNLDEDDWDAVLHVHLKGHFLPLKHAGAHWRAAAKAGRAPHACVVNTSSGAGLLGSVGQGNYSAAKAGVLGLTLVAAAELAAYGVRVNALAPAARTRMTEQTFAEAMAAPQEGAFDAMAPENVSPLVVWLGSTASAGVTGRVFEAEGGRITVMEGWRPGPSADKGARWSPAEAGEAALKLLSRAEPPQPVYGAR, from the coding sequence ATGACCGCAGCCGTCGATTCCGGGATCTGCGCGGGCCGCGTCGTGATCGTCACGGGTGCGGGCCGGGGCCTCGGCCGGGCGCACGCGCGCGCGTACGCGGCCGAGGGCGCGCGGGTCGTCGTCAACGACCTCGGGGCGGCCCGCGACGGCTCCGGCGTCTCCGGAGGCCCCGCGCAGGACGTCGTCGAGGAGATCCGCGCGGCGGGCGGCGACGCCGTCGCGCACTGCGGCGACGTCGCGACCCCCGAGGGCGCCGCATCGCTCGTCCAGGCCGCCCTGGAGACCTACGGCCGCCTGGACACCCTCGTGAACAACGCGGGCTTCCTGCGCGACCGCATGCTGGTCAACCTCGACGAGGACGACTGGGACGCGGTGCTCCACGTGCACCTCAAGGGCCACTTCCTGCCCCTGAAGCACGCGGGCGCGCACTGGCGGGCCGCGGCCAAGGCCGGGCGCGCCCCGCACGCGTGCGTGGTCAACACCAGCTCCGGAGCGGGCCTCCTCGGCAGTGTGGGGCAGGGCAACTACAGCGCGGCCAAGGCGGGCGTCCTCGGCCTCACGCTGGTCGCCGCCGCCGAACTCGCCGCCTACGGAGTGCGCGTGAACGCCCTCGCGCCCGCCGCCCGCACCCGCATGACCGAGCAGACCTTCGCCGAGGCCATGGCCGCCCCCCAGGAGGGCGCCTTCGACGCCATGGCCCCGGAGAACGTGTCCCCGCTGGTCGTCTGGCTCGGCTCCACCGCGTCGGCCGGGGTCACGGGCCGCGTCTTCGAGGCCGAGGGCGGCCGCATCACCGTCATGGAGGGCTGGCGCCCCGGCCCCAGCGCCGACAAGGGCGCCCGCTGGAGCCCGGCCGAGGCGGGCGAGGCGGCCCTGAAGCTGCTCTCCCGCGCCGAGCCGCCGCAGCCGGTGTACGGGGCGCGCTGA
- the pcaG gene encoding protocatechuate 3,4-dioxygenase subunit alpha, whose amino-acid sequence MSATPPHAPTPSQTIGPYHGYALPFPRGGEIAPTGHPDAVTLHGYVYDGKGVPVDDGLVETWQAAPDGSRAGAPGSLRQDAVSGVPRGRDGVTFTGFGRVPTDPDGHWAVRTLRPGGAPYVCLAVFARGLLDHLYTRAYLTDDPDDALLRSLAPDRRATLLARPGPHGTYRFDIHLQGDDETVFLAFG is encoded by the coding sequence ATGAGCGCCACGCCGCCGCACGCGCCGACGCCCTCGCAGACCATCGGTCCCTACCACGGCTACGCGCTGCCGTTCCCGCGCGGTGGCGAGATCGCGCCCACGGGCCATCCGGACGCCGTCACCCTTCACGGATACGTGTACGACGGCAAGGGCGTGCCCGTGGACGACGGCCTCGTGGAGACGTGGCAGGCCGCCCCGGACGGCTCGCGCGCGGGCGCGCCCGGATCGCTGCGCCAGGACGCGGTCAGCGGGGTGCCGCGGGGGCGCGACGGCGTCACGTTCACGGGCTTCGGCCGGGTGCCGACGGACCCGGACGGGCACTGGGCGGTACGCACCCTCAGGCCGGGCGGCGCCCCGTACGTCTGCCTCGCGGTGTTCGCGCGCGGGCTCCTGGACCATCTGTACACGCGCGCGTACCTGACGGACGACCCGGACGACGCCCTGCTCCGCTCGCTGGCCCCCGACCGGCGCGCGACACTGCTCGCGCGCCCGGGTCCGCACGGCACGTACCGGTTCGACATCCACCTCCAGGGAGACGACGAGACGGTGTTCCTGGCCTTCGGGTGA